From a single Candidatus Chlorobium masyuteum genomic region:
- the pal gene encoding peptidoglycan-associated lipoprotein Pal — protein MRKTVNGIFILALMTTAGCSSKSAVTSTESTGGSTSAESSAPSSPALPSTPTGYGFDKYQTGPLGDVFFDFDSSTLGTEAQGQLKQNSEWLGSNTAKGALIEGHCDARGTAEYNLALGERRAATAKEYLVKLGVAASRLESVSYGEERPFDAAQNDEAWAKNRRAHFVIK, from the coding sequence ATGAGAAAAACAGTAAACGGCATCTTTATTCTTGCCTTGATGACGACGGCGGGATGTTCATCAAAAAGTGCAGTGACCTCAACAGAGAGCACTGGCGGCAGCACCTCTGCCGAAAGTTCTGCGCCCTCATCTCCGGCACTGCCCTCTACACCGACAGGATATGGATTTGACAAGTATCAGACAGGACCGCTCGGTGATGTGTTTTTTGATTTTGACAGTTCCACACTCGGCACAGAAGCTCAGGGCCAGTTGAAACAGAATTCCGAGTGGCTTGGAAGCAATACAGCCAAAGGTGCTCTGATTGAAGGTCATTGTGATGCGAGAGGTACCGCAGAGTATAACCTTGCACTTGGAGAACGCCGAGCGGCAACAGCGAAGGAGTATCTGGTAAAACTCGGAGTTGCGGCCTCCCGCCTTGAATCTGTCAGTTATGGTGAAGAGCGCCCTTTCGATGCTGCCCAGAATGATGAGGCATGGGCAAAAAACAGGCGCGCGCATTTTGTGATAAAATAA
- the pscD gene encoding photosystem P840 reaction center protein PscD, whose product MRSQLSRPNTATNQVRVSTAGPWSGNAAHKTKKYYITTAKRDNYGKLQIQICPVSGRRKLSPTPEIISKIISGEIELFVLTTQPDIGIDLKQKVLDNENRYVIDFDKRGIKWTMRDIPVFYDSLHQQLAVEIDRQFYTLDKFFK is encoded by the coding sequence ATGCGATCTCAGCTCAGCCGTCCGAATACCGCTACAAACCAGGTCAGGGTCAGTACTGCTGGACCATGGTCGGGGAATGCGGCGCATAAAACCAAGAAATATTATATCACCACGGCAAAAAGGGACAACTACGGGAAACTTCAGATCCAGATCTGCCCTGTATCCGGACGCAGAAAGTTGTCGCCGACACCTGAGATAATCAGTAAAATCATTTCAGGTGAGATAGAGTTGTTTGTTTTGACCACACAGCCCGATATCGGAATTGACCTGAAACAGAAGGTACTTGACAATGAGAACCGGTATGTCATCGACTTTGACAAGCGGGGAATCAAGTGGACCATGAGGGATATTCCTGTCTTTTATGACTCACTGCACCAGCAGCTCGCCGTTGAAATTGACCGCCAGTTCTATACCCTGGACAAGTTTTTCAAGTAA
- the ybgF gene encoding tol-pal system protein YbgF: MNKKIKPFILFPFFLLSACASKQELVVVKDDLLKLKTDSETIKTQTAVSYSDVQQIRDEVARLQGSIEEARYNNSKTFGRLGMEDSLLVHKFDDLDSRLQKIESYLGVEKDMKSPPAATQPKSESVTEAVKTEISPEKKLLDEGVVLLGKKSYTAARESFGKLIQGYPKSPLLSDAQFYLAESYFLEKWYEKAILEYQVVIAKYTKSSKRPAALFKQAICFEKIGDTASAKARYSSLVSVYPASPEAKLAKKKLP; encoded by the coding sequence ATGAATAAAAAGATTAAACCGTTTATACTCTTTCCCTTTTTTCTGCTTTCGGCATGTGCTTCAAAGCAGGAGCTTGTTGTTGTCAAAGACGATCTCCTGAAACTGAAAACAGATTCTGAAACCATTAAAACACAAACGGCAGTATCCTATTCGGATGTACAGCAGATTCGTGATGAGGTTGCACGCCTGCAGGGCAGTATTGAAGAGGCCAGATACAATAACAGCAAAACATTCGGGCGACTTGGCATGGAGGACTCTCTGCTTGTCCACAAGTTTGATGATCTCGATTCACGGCTACAGAAAATCGAGAGTTATCTTGGAGTCGAAAAAGATATGAAATCCCCTCCGGCAGCAACACAACCAAAGAGTGAATCCGTAACGGAAGCGGTGAAAACGGAGATCTCTCCTGAAAAGAAACTTCTGGATGAAGGTGTTGTGCTGCTCGGAAAAAAGAGCTATACCGCAGCACGGGAAAGTTTTGGCAAGCTTATACAGGGCTATCCGAAATCACCCCTTCTCTCTGATGCTCAGTTTTATCTTGCGGAGAGCTATTTTCTGGAGAAATGGTATGAAAAGGCCATTCTGGAATATCAGGTGGTTATTGCCAAATATACCAAAAGCAGCAAGCGTCCGGCAGCGCTCTTCAAACAGGCGATCTGTTTTGAGAAGATTGGCGATACAGCGAGTGCCAAGGCACGATACAGCAGTCTTGTGAGTGTCTATCCGGCCTCTCCGGAAGCAAAGCTGGCAAAAAAGAAACTCCCGTAG
- a CDS encoding anti-sigma factor family protein, whose amino-acid sequence MNCKKARVLMSAAVDSELNLKEEQDFLAHLSECKECHEEFGEAKRTKMIIKERIVQFKAPQSLVNSIMQLTTIPATEHEDTLLFE is encoded by the coding sequence ATGAACTGCAAAAAAGCCCGCGTACTTATGAGTGCAGCAGTAGACTCCGAGCTTAATCTTAAGGAGGAGCAGGATTTTCTGGCGCATCTCTCCGAATGCAAGGAGTGCCATGAGGAGTTCGGAGAGGCAAAGAGAACAAAGATGATCATCAAGGAGCGGATTGTTCAGTTTAAAGCACCGCAATCGCTTGTTAATTCCATTATGCAGCTCACCACTATTCCTGCCACTGAGCATGAAGACACCCTCCTCTTTGAATGA
- a CDS encoding alanine dehydrogenase, translating into MGYSSDIESIEFELGAKTLERWLIKPEKTMSIVLGIPRERAQDERRVAISPPGVQILVEHGIKVIIEKSAGNFCNFTDFDYAEAGAIIAETPEVLFEQSNVIVKVSPPQPEELSLFMPGQMLISALHLGTVSPQLLKTLLEKNITALGFEFIETRDGELPIVRTLSEIAGSLAIQTAAKYLETGYGGSGILLGGIAGVPPAHVTIIGAGTVGLFAAQDALGLGAQVTVIDKEINRLRRFEAFFNRHLVTAIANDHYISELAKTSDVMIGALSPKKKIIKPLVSEQVVKSMKPGSVIIDVSIDQGACFATSRHTSHTNPIYVKHGVTHYCVPNIPSAVAKTASFALTNTLLPFILKLTDHETISDILWKSHSLRKGTYIFRGYVTKKILSELTDFPYREIDMLLAAC; encoded by the coding sequence ATGGGCTACTCATCCGATATCGAAAGCATTGAGTTTGAACTTGGCGCAAAAACGCTTGAACGCTGGCTTATCAAACCCGAAAAAACCATGAGCATTGTTCTTGGGATTCCCAGAGAACGGGCTCAGGATGAACGCCGGGTAGCTATTTCACCTCCCGGTGTTCAGATACTGGTTGAGCACGGCATCAAGGTTATAATAGAAAAATCAGCCGGGAACTTCTGCAACTTCACTGATTTCGATTACGCAGAAGCGGGAGCAATTATCGCCGAAACACCCGAGGTGCTGTTTGAACAATCAAACGTCATTGTCAAGGTCTCACCCCCTCAGCCGGAGGAACTTTCGCTCTTTATGCCCGGCCAGATGCTTATCTCCGCACTCCATCTTGGAACAGTCAGCCCGCAGTTACTGAAAACACTTCTCGAAAAAAATATCACCGCTCTTGGATTTGAATTTATAGAGACAAGAGATGGTGAACTGCCGATTGTCAGAACGCTGAGTGAAATAGCCGGCTCACTGGCTATTCAGACTGCTGCAAAATACCTTGAAACCGGCTATGGAGGAAGCGGTATTCTGCTTGGAGGAATTGCAGGTGTCCCACCGGCGCATGTCACCATTATCGGAGCCGGGACCGTAGGACTGTTTGCTGCTCAGGATGCTCTCGGGCTTGGAGCACAGGTTACCGTTATCGACAAGGAGATCAACCGGCTGCGACGGTTTGAGGCGTTTTTCAATCGCCATCTTGTAACGGCTATAGCCAACGATCACTACATTTCAGAGCTGGCCAAAACCTCGGATGTCATGATCGGTGCGCTAAGTCCGAAAAAGAAGATCATCAAACCACTGGTCAGTGAACAGGTAGTCAAGTCAATGAAGCCCGGATCGGTTATTATTGATGTCTCCATTGACCAGGGCGCATGTTTTGCCACCAGCCGCCATACCTCACATACCAATCCGATCTATGTAAAGCATGGTGTTACCCATTATTGTGTCCCGAATATTCCTTCCGCCGTGGCCAAAACAGCATCATTCGCCCTTACCAACACCCTGCTCCCCTTTATACTCAAACTGACCGATCACGAAACCATCTCGGATATCCTGTGGAAAAGCCACAGTCTGAGAAAAGGAACCTATATTTTCAGGGGCTACGTCACCAAAAAAATTCTTTCCGAGCTTACCGATTTCCCATACCGTGAGATTGATATGCTGCTTGCCGCCTGCTAA
- a CDS encoding phytoene desaturase family protein: MTSSHESADVIVIGAGIGGLTAAALLQERGISTLLFEKNRYPGGSCSSFQREGYSFDAGASVFYGFGENSSSGTLNLHTRIFRKLGIQVKTIHDPVQIHYHLPNDFAVSASYDRKTFLDALIDRFPSEADGIRAFYRELDDVYAILSSLPAGSLEDVNHLLTVGAGYPLKTISLALKTFRSMGKTARRYIRDEELLRFIDIEAYSWAVQDAVSTPLVNAGICLADRHYGGINYPVGGSGAIPKALCRGIEKFGGQIRFQSAVSAILVENGEARGVRLADGAEYFAKAVISNATVWDTFNRLISDSRYRVEKERFQQAPSWFQLFLGVDSAVIPDGFSVHHILVDDWQCYNQPGGTIYFSSPTLLDPSLAPAGKHIVHAFVTAEMDAWQHCDRGGSEYREAKERFAERIIARTERILPGLANAVELKVLATPLTHERYLNRFNGSYGPLLKPGQNILQKPQNTTPVKNLFAVGDSTFPGQGVIAVTYSGVSCASYVARKFGTPLEELV, translated from the coding sequence ATGACTTCATCACATGAATCTGCCGATGTCATCGTTATCGGCGCCGGTATCGGAGGACTGACAGCCGCTGCCCTGCTTCAGGAACGCGGTATTTCAACACTTCTCTTTGAAAAGAACCGTTATCCGGGAGGAAGCTGTTCCTCCTTTCAGAGAGAAGGGTACTCTTTTGATGCCGGAGCTTCAGTCTTTTATGGCTTTGGTGAAAACAGCAGCAGCGGAACACTTAATCTGCATACGAGAATTTTCAGGAAACTTGGCATCCAGGTAAAGACAATTCACGATCCTGTTCAGATTCATTATCACCTGCCCAATGATTTTGCTGTTTCGGCATCCTATGATCGCAAGACCTTTCTCGATGCATTGATCGATCGTTTTCCCTCTGAAGCTGACGGGATAAGAGCGTTTTACCGTGAGCTTGATGATGTCTATGCTATTCTCAGTTCACTTCCTGCCGGCTCTCTTGAGGATGTGAACCACCTCCTTACTGTCGGCGCCGGTTATCCGCTCAAGACCATCTCGCTTGCTCTGAAGACATTTCGCTCAATGGGTAAAACAGCACGCCGCTATATCCGGGATGAGGAGCTGCTCCGCTTTATTGATATTGAAGCTTACTCCTGGGCGGTTCAGGACGCTGTTTCAACACCGCTTGTCAATGCCGGTATCTGCCTTGCAGATCGTCATTATGGAGGCATAAACTATCCGGTCGGCGGCTCCGGAGCAATTCCGAAGGCGCTTTGCCGTGGAATTGAGAAATTCGGCGGTCAGATACGCTTTCAGTCAGCGGTGAGTGCAATTCTTGTTGAAAACGGAGAGGCCCGGGGAGTCAGACTTGCTGACGGTGCCGAGTATTTCGCAAAAGCGGTTATCAGTAACGCCACCGTCTGGGATACCTTCAACAGGCTCATTTCGGATTCTCGATACCGGGTTGAAAAAGAGCGGTTTCAGCAGGCACCAAGCTGGTTTCAGCTTTTTCTTGGTGTTGACAGCGCTGTTATTCCTGATGGTTTCTCTGTTCATCATATTCTTGTTGATGACTGGCAATGCTATAACCAGCCGGGCGGGACAATCTATTTTTCTTCGCCCACCCTGCTTGATCCGTCACTTGCCCCTGCAGGCAAGCACATTGTGCATGCTTTTGTTACAGCCGAGATGGATGCATGGCAGCACTGCGACAGGGGAGGGAGCGAATACCGCGAAGCGAAGGAACGGTTTGCCGAGCGGATTATTGCCAGAACGGAGCGGATCCTTCCCGGGCTTGCAAATGCGGTTGAGCTGAAGGTGCTTGCCACTCCGCTTACCCATGAACGTTATCTTAACCGGTTTAACGGATCATATGGTCCCTTGCTTAAACCGGGTCAGAATATTCTGCAGAAACCCCAAAATACGACGCCGGTGAAAAATCTGTTTGCGGTTGGTGACAGCACCTTTCCCGGTCAGGGAGTTATTGCTGTGACCTATTCGGGGGTCTCATGTGCATCCTATGTAGCCAGAAAATTCGGAACTCCTCTTGAAGAGCTTGTTTAG
- the dnaK gene encoding molecular chaperone DnaK, which translates to MGKIIGIDLGTTNSCVAVMQGTQPTVIENSEGNRTTPSIIALTKTGDRLVGQAAKRQAITNPKNTIFSIKRFMGRKYDEVPNEKKMAPYEIINESGEARVKINDKIYSPQEVSAMILQKMKQTAEDFLGEKVTEAVITVPAYFNDAQRQATKDAGRIAGLDVKRIINEPTAAALAYGLDRKKENEKVAVFDLGGGTFDISILELGDGVFEVKSTDGDTHLGGDDFDQKIIDYLADEFKKQEGIDLRNDAIALQRLKEAAEKAKIELSSRTDTEINLPFITATQEGPKHLVINLTRAKFEALSAELFDKILDPCHRAIKNSKVDMKDIDEVVLVGGSTRIPKVQALVKEFFGKEPNRSVNPDEVVAIGAAIQGGVLKGDVTDVLLLDVTPLSLGIETLGGVMTKLIDANTTIPTRKQEVFSTAGDNQTSVEVHVLQGERPMATDNKTLGRFHLGDIPPSPRGIPQIEVTFDIDSNGILSVSAKDKATGKEQSIKIESSSKLSDTEIEKMKQDAKEHASEDQKRKEEIDTRNLADSLIFSTEKQLKELGDKIPAEKRPALEGSLDKLREAYKNGTIESIKSAMEEVNKEWSDIASQLYQSPQSEAAHSEQAPQPEGEKRKSGGDGEVENAEYEVIDDKEK; encoded by the coding sequence ATGGGAAAAATTATCGGCATCGACCTTGGCACTACGAACTCCTGTGTAGCGGTCATGCAGGGAACTCAGCCTACGGTTATTGAAAATTCAGAAGGCAACCGTACTACACCATCAATTATTGCCCTGACCAAAACAGGTGATCGTCTTGTAGGACAGGCTGCAAAAAGACAGGCTATCACCAATCCGAAAAACACCATTTTCTCAATCAAGCGTTTTATGGGACGCAAATATGATGAGGTCCCGAACGAGAAAAAGATGGCCCCGTATGAAATCATCAACGAAAGTGGCGAAGCAAGGGTAAAAATCAACGACAAGATCTACTCTCCACAGGAGGTTTCTGCAATGATTCTGCAGAAAATGAAACAGACAGCCGAAGATTTCCTCGGAGAGAAGGTAACCGAAGCGGTCATTACCGTTCCTGCATATTTCAACGACGCTCAGCGACAGGCGACCAAAGATGCTGGACGCATTGCCGGCCTTGATGTCAAGCGCATTATCAACGAACCGACAGCCGCAGCTCTGGCCTACGGACTTGACCGGAAAAAGGAGAATGAAAAGGTTGCCGTCTTCGATCTTGGCGGAGGAACATTTGATATCTCCATTCTTGAGCTTGGAGATGGCGTTTTTGAAGTCAAATCAACCGATGGCGACACCCATCTCGGCGGCGATGACTTTGACCAGAAAATTATTGATTATCTGGCAGATGAGTTCAAGAAACAGGAGGGTATTGATCTTCGCAATGATGCCATTGCTCTTCAGCGCCTGAAAGAGGCGGCTGAAAAAGCAAAAATAGAGCTCTCATCAAGAACGGATACGGAAATCAACCTCCCTTTTATTACCGCAACCCAGGAGGGCCCGAAACACCTTGTCATCAATCTGACCAGGGCAAAATTTGAGGCATTGAGCGCTGAGCTGTTCGACAAGATTCTTGATCCCTGCCATCGTGCAATCAAGAACTCAAAGGTTGACATGAAGGATATTGATGAAGTTGTGCTTGTCGGAGGTTCAACCCGCATACCAAAGGTTCAGGCTCTTGTCAAGGAGTTCTTCGGAAAAGAGCCGAACAGAAGCGTCAATCCTGATGAGGTTGTTGCAATCGGTGCAGCCATTCAGGGCGGTGTGCTTAAAGGTGATGTAACCGATGTGCTTCTGCTTGATGTCACTCCGCTCTCTCTGGGTATAGAGACCCTTGGCGGTGTCATGACCAAGCTTATTGATGCAAACACCACCATTCCGACCAGAAAACAGGAGGTATTCTCAACCGCAGGTGACAACCAGACTTCAGTTGAGGTCCATGTCCTTCAGGGAGAGCGCCCGATGGCCACGGACAACAAAACACTTGGAAGGTTCCATCTTGGTGATATTCCGCCATCTCCAAGAGGGATTCCGCAGATCGAAGTAACCTTCGATATCGATTCAAACGGTATTCTGAGCGTGTCGGCAAAAGACAAGGCGACAGGAAAAGAGCAGAGCATTAAAATTGAGTCGAGCAGCAAGCTGAGCGATACGGAAATCGAAAAAATGAAGCAGGATGCAAAAGAGCATGCTTCCGAAGACCAGAAACGCAAGGAGGAGATTGACACAAGAAACCTGGCTGACTCTCTCATTTTCAGCACGGAAAAACAGCTGAAGGAGCTGGGTGATAAAATACCGGCAGAGAAACGCCCGGCACTTGAAGGCTCCCTTGATAAACTCCGGGAGGCTTACAAAAATGGCACTATTGAATCCATCAAGAGCGCTATGGAAGAGGTCAACAAGGAGTGGAGCGATATTGCTTCACAGCTCTACCAGTCACCTCAGTCTGAAGCTGCTCATTCCGAGCAGGCTCCTCAGCCGGAAGGCGAAAAGAGAAAAAGCGGTGGAGACGGTGAAGTTGAAAATGCCGAGTATGAAGTCATTGATGACAAAGAGAAGTAA
- a CDS encoding Hsp20/alpha crystallin family protein: MLVKLSKDPMRLFDDIWSGSQLPTTPAFKVDIAEDETAFHIDAELPGIAKEQIGLNIEDDVLTIKAERKQVTEDSKKDYHRIERTYGTFSRSFNLGEIIDQDNIQADFEGGMLCITLPKARPAGRTKEIAIN, translated from the coding sequence ATGCTGGTAAAACTATCAAAAGACCCGATGAGACTGTTTGACGATATCTGGTCAGGATCACAGTTGCCCACGACGCCTGCATTCAAGGTTGATATTGCTGAAGACGAAACTGCATTTCATATAGATGCAGAACTTCCCGGAATAGCAAAGGAGCAGATAGGACTCAATATCGAGGATGATGTACTGACCATAAAGGCCGAAAGAAAACAGGTAACAGAAGATTCAAAAAAGGATTACCACCGTATTGAACGGACTTATGGCACTTTTTCAAGAAGCTTCAATCTTGGCGAAATAATCGATCAGGATAACATCCAGGCTGACTTTGAGGGTGGAATGCTTTGCATAACACTGCCAAAAGCACGTCCTGCAGGAAGAACAAAAGAGATTGCAATTAATTAA
- a CDS encoding 2Fe-2S iron-sulfur cluster-binding protein, protein MIITINDRPCEARIGERLLDAAQHNKCHIGYICGGNGICQSCFVYVREGKETLSAPNNIEKAFISEKLLQEGGRLACQSVIVKEGPLSVLSRAEHLRRIVLGLNIPGFVTYARTIGYNVTNKLPEGAGNLFERVKKGQMNPGDSLSKIGNGLVQASLLLSNTFMETFPFLQYPGSLLADGVKGAVKGAADTVCSISGGHLHLPGTTCSCSSSSETKSIESVKISVK, encoded by the coding sequence TGGATGCAGCTCAGCATAACAAGTGCCATATTGGCTATATTTGCGGTGGCAACGGCATCTGCCAGAGCTGTTTTGTCTATGTCAGGGAGGGCAAGGAGACGCTTTCGGCACCGAACAACATCGAAAAAGCCTTTATTTCAGAGAAACTTTTGCAGGAGGGAGGACGACTTGCCTGTCAAAGTGTTATCGTCAAAGAGGGACCACTCAGTGTGCTTTCACGCGCTGAGCATCTGCGGCGCATTGTGCTCGGGCTCAACATTCCGGGCTTTGTAACCTATGCCCGTACAATCGGTTATAATGTGACGAACAAACTGCCTGAAGGTGCCGGAAACCTTTTTGAACGAGTCAAAAAAGGGCAGATGAACCCCGGTGACTCCCTCTCAAAAATCGGCAACGGACTCGTTCAGGCATCACTGCTTCTGTCAAACACCTTTATGGAAACATTTCCTTTTCTGCAGTACCCCGGCTCCCTGCTTGCCGACGGAGTCAAAGGCGCAGTGAAAGGAGCAGCAGATACTGTATGCTCGATTTCAGGCGGACACCTGCATCTGCCGGGAACAACCTGTTCGTGCAGCAGCTCCAGTGAAACAAAGTCGATTGAGTCTGTAAAAATATCAGTAAAGTAG
- the tolB gene encoding Tol-Pal system beta propeller repeat protein TolB: MRKIRSFFSGTLVLFSCLFAFPHHLTAAESGEYIAIRKEGASKIALVLDRPDAKGRKESEWAGNIDAVIHEGLDFTNYFSVIAPPLNVKEVVDKETVRVNFSALNSVGAEVYAGGRVFEKSGQVTLDMEVFESAGGKSLLKKSYKGRKDELRTIGHAFCADLVELLTGKKSVFGSRIVFVSNKTGFKEIYECDFDGYGLEQLTNTKSITLTPALSPDGKYLAYTDFTAGHPALYIRNLSDRKTSFVSKNGISIDPGWRGSSEVATTLSYEGDQEIYLVRPDGSVSRRVTNSKGIDVSPTFSPDGSKMAFVSSRNGLPQIFVQDIHSGEVKRLTFSGRYNTQPSWSPSGDKIAYTTWEKNGEINIFVINADGSSLRQLTRNAQENEAPSWSPDGEMIVFSSNRQGAKKLYVMSASGENQRRLLQVDGEQMQPFWSVFR, encoded by the coding sequence ATGCGAAAAATCCGATCTTTTTTTTCCGGCACTCTTGTTCTCTTCTCCTGCCTCTTTGCTTTTCCTCACCATCTCACAGCTGCTGAGTCAGGTGAGTATATCGCCATCCGCAAGGAGGGTGCCAGTAAAATTGCACTTGTTCTCGACAGACCGGATGCAAAGGGCAGAAAAGAGAGTGAGTGGGCAGGAAATATTGACGCCGTTATTCATGAAGGGCTTGATTTTACCAATTATTTCTCGGTGATTGCTCCTCCCCTTAATGTCAAGGAGGTTGTTGACAAAGAGACGGTGCGCGTTAATTTCAGTGCCCTGAATTCAGTTGGAGCGGAAGTCTATGCCGGTGGAAGGGTGTTCGAAAAATCCGGGCAGGTCACGCTTGATATGGAGGTCTTTGAGAGCGCAGGAGGAAAGTCGCTGCTCAAAAAATCCTATAAAGGCCGAAAAGATGAGCTTCGTACTATCGGTCATGCATTCTGTGCCGATCTTGTTGAACTTCTGACCGGTAAAAAGTCGGTTTTCGGCAGCAGGATTGTTTTTGTCAGCAATAAAACCGGTTTCAAGGAGATCTATGAGTGTGATTTTGACGGGTATGGTCTTGAACAGCTGACCAACACCAAATCCATCACCCTTACCCCTGCTCTCTCTCCGGATGGAAAGTACCTTGCCTATACTGATTTTACAGCAGGTCACCCCGCCCTCTATATCAGGAACCTCTCCGACAGGAAAACCAGTTTTGTGAGCAAAAACGGTATCAGCATTGATCCCGGATGGAGAGGCAGCAGTGAAGTTGCCACAACCCTCTCCTATGAAGGTGATCAGGAGATCTATCTTGTCAGACCCGATGGCTCCGTCTCCCGGCGTGTTACCAACAGCAAGGGGATAGACGTCTCGCCGACATTTTCACCCGATGGAAGCAAAATGGCCTTTGTCTCTTCGCGAAACGGCTTGCCCCAGATTTTTGTCCAGGATATTCATTCCGGAGAGGTTAAACGACTCACCTTCAGCGGACGCTATAACACGCAGCCTTCATGGTCTCCATCCGGGGATAAAATTGCCTACACGACATGGGAAAAGAATGGCGAAATCAATATATTTGTGATAAATGCAGACGGTTCAAGCTTAAGACAGCTGACAAGAAATGCACAGGAAAACGAAGCGCCTTCATGGTCTCCTGATGGAGAGATGATTGTTTTTTCATCCAATCGCCAGGGGGCAAAAAAATTGTACGTCATGAGTGCATCCGGAGAAAACCAGAGGCGATTATTGCAGGTTGATGGCGAGCAGATGCAGCCATTCTGGTCCGTATTTCGATAG
- a CDS encoding sigma-70 family RNA polymerase sigma factor, translating into MKKNEPVRQIKTKKGSLSREEQQKQLEFQKEAVVHLNSLYNYALHMTMNPDDAEDLVQETYLKAYRFFNSFERGTNCKAWLFKILKNNYINRFRKNSREPGKVDYDLIKDFYHSIKDTRSDTTEAESDYFHSLLHEEVYQALHSLPEEFREVIQLCDIEGFTYEEIANMVESPIGTVRSRLYRGRKLLRVQLESYAKKYGFNTNADQ; encoded by the coding sequence ATGAAAAAAAATGAACCGGTTCGTCAGATAAAAACAAAAAAGGGCTCTCTCTCCCGGGAAGAACAGCAAAAACAGCTTGAGTTTCAAAAAGAGGCTGTTGTGCATCTCAACTCCTTATACAACTATGCGCTGCACATGACCATGAATCCTGACGATGCAGAGGATCTTGTGCAGGAGACCTACCTCAAGGCCTATCGTTTTTTTAATTCCTTTGAACGGGGAACAAACTGCAAGGCATGGCTGTTTAAAATCCTGAAAAACAACTATATCAACCGTTTTCGCAAAAACTCAAGAGAACCGGGAAAGGTTGATTACGATCTTATAAAGGATTTTTATCACTCAATCAAGGATACCCGGAGTGATACCACTGAAGCGGAGAGCGATTATTTCCACTCTTTGCTCCATGAAGAGGTCTATCAGGCATTGCACTCTCTGCCTGAAGAGTTCAGAGAGGTTATTCAGTTGTGTGATATTGAGGGGTTTACCTATGAAGAGATTGCCAACATGGTAGAAAGCCCTATAGGGACTGTGCGTTCAAGATTGTACAGAGGAAGAAAACTGCTTCGGGTACAGCTTGAAAGCTATGCGAAGAAATACGGGTTCAATACGAATGCTGATCAATAA
- the pal gene encoding peptidoglycan-associated lipoprotein Pal, producing MVNQKILFRNLLIPSMLFLGACCCEKDVVVAPEPPPPPPVAPPVVQGPVLGDVFYDFDKSLVRADAVEQLKTNASWLQANGTRSVVIEGHCDERGTNEYNLALGERRAVSARDNLVNLGIPANRMKTVSYGEERPFAVGHDEESWAQNRRAHFVAE from the coding sequence ATGGTAAACCAGAAGATTTTATTTCGAAACCTGCTGATTCCCTCAATGCTGTTTCTGGGAGCCTGCTGCTGCGAAAAGGATGTCGTTGTCGCTCCGGAACCGCCTCCACCGCCGCCGGTAGCGCCACCGGTAGTTCAGGGACCTGTGCTTGGTGATGTCTTTTATGATTTCGACAAATCACTTGTACGTGCTGATGCTGTAGAGCAGCTCAAAACCAATGCCTCATGGCTGCAGGCGAATGGAACACGGAGTGTTGTTATTGAGGGCCATTGCGACGAACGCGGGACCAACGAATACAATCTTGCTCTTGGTGAGCGTCGTGCGGTCAGTGCCAGGGACAATCTCGTGAACCTCGGTATTCCGGCCAATCGCATGAAAACGGTCAGTTATGGTGAAGAGCGGCCATTTGCCGTCGGTCATGATGAGGAGTCATGGGCCCAGAACAGAAGAGCACACTTTGTGGCTGAGTAG